A portion of the Paucilactobacillus hokkaidonensis JCM 18461 genome contains these proteins:
- a CDS encoding helix-turn-helix domain-containing protein: MFPERLRALRRGRNITLKELATALNQHLTGDEKANTPSQIGNWERGIRTPSYIEARKLAEYFDISLDYLTGKEDQNDYDLGKLFLSGKELSFNHTVLTSQDRYEIFQLIDGYLHGRQKRRETEKFYATQEELDLDL; the protein is encoded by the coding sequence ATGTTTCCAGAACGATTAAGGGCATTACGGCGTGGTCGCAATATTACTCTAAAAGAATTGGCCACTGCACTAAACCAGCATTTAACTGGTGATGAAAAAGCTAATACTCCATCTCAAATTGGTAACTGGGAACGCGGCATTCGCACTCCTTCGTACATTGAGGCTCGTAAATTGGCAGAATATTTCGATATCAGTCTAGATTATTTAACTGGTAAAGAAGATCAAAATGATTATGATTTAGGCAAATTATTCCTTTCTGGTAAAGAACTATCGTTTAATCACACAGTACTAACAAGCCAAGATCGCTATGAAATCTTCCAGTTAATTGATGGCTATCTCCATGGTCGCCAAAAACGTCGTGAGACGGAGAAGTTTTACGCAACGCAAGAAGAATTGGATTTGGATTTGTAA
- a CDS encoding alpha/beta fold hydrolase: MTTEFHFKSTDRQTNLYAKMWLPENNPVGVIQLIHGMAEHINRYSEFAEFLVNQGFIVVGDDHLGHGHSATNHNLGYFCSGDAVHILLQDEINLCHKIKKDYPSLPYILIGHSMGSMMAQCLLPILDQDIDGSILIGTSATHPELGPVWPLICALNKVAPHRIGRFLDAMAFGSFSKPFNRHVKFSWLTHSPEIINQYDLDPWSGFTFTNNGFHTLFSLTKRATNPNWVSGIRRDLPILIASGTHDPVGKFGRGPRYHFNLLEKNDFTGVTLKLFDKMRHEILNETDRQQVYQFIARWLGKNVLHYS, translated from the coding sequence ATGACAACTGAATTTCATTTTAAATCTACTGATCGTCAAACTAATTTATACGCCAAAATGTGGCTCCCAGAAAATAATCCTGTTGGTGTAATTCAATTGATACACGGAATGGCTGAACACATTAATCGTTATAGTGAGTTTGCTGAATTTTTAGTAAACCAAGGTTTTATTGTTGTTGGTGATGATCATCTTGGCCATGGTCATTCAGCCACCAACCATAATTTGGGCTATTTTTGTAGTGGCGATGCTGTTCATATTTTGTTACAAGACGAAATTAATTTATGCCACAAAATCAAAAAAGACTACCCTAGTTTACCATATATTTTGATTGGTCACAGCATGGGATCCATGATGGCACAGTGTTTATTACCCATATTAGATCAAGATATTGATGGCTCAATTTTAATTGGAACCAGCGCAACCCATCCAGAATTAGGCCCAGTTTGGCCACTTATCTGTGCATTAAATAAAGTTGCACCACATCGAATTGGTCGCTTCTTGGATGCGATGGCCTTTGGAAGTTTTTCTAAACCATTTAATCGTCATGTTAAATTTTCATGGTTAACGCACTCACCTGAAATTATTAACCAGTATGATCTTGATCCTTGGTCTGGCTTTACCTTTACCAATAATGGTTTTCATACATTATTCTCGCTAACAAAACGGGCTACAAATCCCAATTGGGTCAGTGGCATTCGACGCGATTTACCAATTTTAATAGCTAGTGGTACTCACGATCCAGTTGGTAAATTTGGCCGTGGACCTCGTTACCATTTTAACCTACTAGAAAAGAATGATTTTACCGGTGTTACATTAAAATTATTTGATAAAATGCGTCACGAAATCTTAAATGAAACCGATCGACAACAAGTTTATCAATTTATTGCGCGATGGCTAGGTAAAAATGTGCTACATTATAGTTAA
- a CDS encoding alpha/beta hydrolase — MKRRYWVIIIVIILLLTGGLFAGGLYFYQMAVVPSHKSFISNQNIIKRSDPLYHQKKWFQQTKKQHWTMQSATGHLKLVADYVPAKVKTNRTVLIAHGFMGNKESMGAYAYLFHQLGYNVLAPDARGQGHSQGNYIGYGWPDRLDDKKWINRIISANGQKSKIVMFGVSMGGATTMMTSGEKLPSQVKVFVEDCGYTDVKQEISYQAKEMYNLPSFPLVDVVSLITRVRAGYFFGSASSVNQLAHNKRPMLFIHGAKDTFVPTKMVYQNYHATKGPKQLWIVKNAQHAKSYVTAPKAYQQHISQFLDKYMR, encoded by the coding sequence ATGAAACGTAGATACTGGGTGATTATCATTGTTATTATTTTACTCCTTACAGGAGGATTATTTGCTGGTGGCTTATATTTTTATCAAATGGCAGTAGTTCCCAGCCATAAAAGTTTCATAAGTAATCAAAATATAATTAAAAGGTCAGATCCATTATATCATCAAAAAAAGTGGTTTCAGCAGACTAAAAAACAACACTGGACCATGCAATCAGCAACTGGTCATTTAAAACTGGTAGCTGATTATGTTCCGGCAAAAGTAAAAACGAATCGAACCGTTTTAATTGCGCATGGGTTCATGGGCAATAAAGAAAGCATGGGTGCATATGCCTATTTATTTCATCAACTAGGATACAATGTTTTAGCGCCAGATGCCCGTGGCCAAGGCCACAGTCAGGGTAATTATATTGGTTACGGTTGGCCTGACCGATTAGATGATAAAAAGTGGATTAATCGAATTATTTCGGCAAACGGACAAAAATCTAAGATTGTCATGTTTGGTGTTAGTATGGGTGGCGCTACAACGATGATGACCAGTGGTGAAAAGCTACCATCTCAGGTTAAAGTATTTGTTGAGGACTGCGGCTATACAGATGTAAAACAAGAAATTAGCTATCAAGCTAAAGAAATGTATAATTTACCCAGCTTTCCATTGGTAGATGTAGTTAGCTTGATTACTAGAGTTCGGGCTGGATATTTCTTTGGATCTGCAAGTTCAGTCAATCAGTTAGCTCACAATAAGCGTCCAATGTTATTTATTCATGGAGCAAAAGATACCTTTGTACCAACTAAAATGGTGTATCAGAATTATCATGCCACTAAAGGACCTAAGCAGTTGTGGATCGTAAAAAATGCCCAACATGCTAAGTCTTATGTAACAGCACCTAAAGCATATCAACAACACATTTCACAATTTTTGGATAAATACATGCGTTAA